The following proteins come from a genomic window of Peptoniphilus equinus:
- a CDS encoding GNAT family N-acetyltransferase, translating to MITIKFERNKGRAAAYDSDKIIGESTFSDSKNLWIIDHTTVEDGYTGQGIAKQLVEAIVDAARQEGIQLTATCPYALKLFSKSHDYDDVLLR from the coding sequence ATGATAACAATTAAATTTGAACGAAATAAAGGTCGAGCAGCAGCATATGACAGTGATAAGATAATAGGCGAGAGTACCTTTTCCGATTCAAAAAATCTTTGGATTATCGATCATACTACCGTGGAAGATGGATATACCGGACAGGGGATTGCTAAACAACTGGTTGAGGCCATTGTTGATGCAGCTCGCCAAGAAGGTATTCAATTGACCGCCACTTGTCCGTATGCATTAAAGCTCTTTAGCAAGTCTCATGACTATGATGATGTGCTTTTGAGATAA